The following proteins are encoded in a genomic region of Sorangiineae bacterium MSr12523:
- a CDS encoding anti-sigma regulatory factor, whose translation MAESVLEHHEMQIQNEDDIVLVRRKARDIAQACGFDIFAVSAVTTAASELARNVWVHAGQGIAFVERLADGARSGVRVVFKDEGPGIPDVERVLSGGYSTAKSMGLGLSGSRRLVDEFSIESTVGQGTTVTFVKWTPY comes from the coding sequence GTGGCTGAGAGCGTGCTCGAGCATCACGAGATGCAGATTCAAAACGAGGACGATATCGTGCTCGTTCGGCGCAAGGCGCGCGATATCGCGCAGGCTTGTGGCTTCGATATTTTCGCCGTGTCGGCGGTGACCACGGCTGCGTCCGAGTTGGCTCGCAACGTCTGGGTGCACGCTGGCCAGGGAATTGCATTCGTTGAACGCCTGGCCGACGGTGCCCGCTCGGGGGTGCGCGTCGTATTCAAGGACGAAGGGCCAGGGATCCCCGATGTGGAACGCGTTCTCTCAGGTGGTTACAGCACGGCAAAATCGATGGGCCTAGGCCTTTCCGGCAGCCGGCGTCTCGTGGACGAGTTTTCCATCGAGTCGACCGTCGGCCAGGGAACCACGGTGACGTTCGTCAAATGGACACCTTACTGA
- a CDS encoding diguanylate cyclase gives MPKYSVLIVEDERIVAMDLQQMLTALGYDAYAIASSATEAFARASEKRPDVVLMDIRIKGQMDGIRTAAVLREKFDVPIVYLTAHADDATIARAKKTAPHGYLLKPVKSTEMKSAIEVSIYRNEMEKELRTREALFRDTLASIADGIVTLDARAHIVQMNAAAENLTGWSHTEARGKSLELLLCPKSDGGRHPAALGTELPDLVEAVLADGLTRHGESGEGPTGRSFGYSVTALADPVGRVVGAVLHLHDITERRQSDSEIRVLHAHLAELAKTDELTGVANHRAFKERLKQIVAEGERGRAFALALCDLDDFKGINDDLGHRAGDQALVGVARALKNNVRETDFVARYGGDEFCILFTDVTEEVAVALTERLRRSVALIREPISVTASFGLCGYSKSFHGDASAFLDAVDAALYRSKHAGRNRVELSRDEQADSSQGLD, from the coding sequence ATGCCCAAATATTCGGTGCTCATCGTCGAAGACGAGCGAATCGTCGCGATGGACCTTCAGCAAATGTTGACCGCGCTCGGATACGACGCTTATGCGATTGCTTCGTCGGCCACGGAGGCGTTTGCGCGCGCAAGCGAAAAGCGCCCGGATGTCGTGTTGATGGATATTCGCATCAAAGGCCAGATGGACGGCATTCGCACGGCGGCGGTTCTCCGCGAAAAGTTCGACGTGCCGATTGTCTATCTTACGGCTCACGCCGACGATGCCACCATTGCACGGGCGAAGAAGACGGCGCCGCACGGATATTTGCTCAAGCCCGTGAAATCTACGGAAATGAAAAGTGCCATTGAAGTTTCGATTTACCGGAACGAGATGGAAAAGGAGCTGCGCACCCGCGAGGCGTTGTTTCGAGATACTCTCGCGTCCATTGCTGACGGCATCGTGACATTGGATGCCCGGGCGCACATCGTACAAATGAACGCCGCCGCGGAGAACCTCACGGGGTGGAGTCACACCGAGGCGCGAGGAAAGTCGCTCGAGCTCCTGCTGTGTCCGAAGTCCGATGGCGGTCGGCATCCGGCCGCGCTGGGAACCGAACTTCCCGATCTCGTGGAAGCCGTTTTGGCGGACGGCCTCACCCGGCATGGCGAAAGCGGCGAAGGTCCAACGGGTCGAAGCTTTGGTTATTCGGTCACGGCCCTTGCGGATCCTGTCGGCCGCGTCGTTGGCGCCGTGCTCCACCTGCACGATATTACCGAACGGCGCCAGTCCGACTCCGAGATTCGCGTGCTCCACGCGCACCTCGCGGAGTTGGCAAAGACGGACGAGCTGACCGGGGTCGCGAACCATCGCGCCTTCAAAGAACGCCTCAAGCAGATCGTCGCGGAAGGAGAGCGAGGTCGTGCCTTTGCATTGGCACTTTGCGACCTGGACGACTTCAAGGGAATCAACGATGACCTCGGCCACCGAGCGGGCGACCAGGCGCTGGTGGGAGTGGCGCGGGCACTGAAGAACAATGTTCGCGAAACCGACTTCGTGGCCCGCTACGGCGGGGATGAATTTTGTATCCTGTTCACGGACGTCACCGAGGAGGTTGCCGTCGCCCTCACCGAAAGATTGCGCCGATCGGTCGCGTTGATTCGCGAGCCCATCTCCGTGACCGCCAGCTTCGGTCTTTGCGGCTATTCCAAGTCTTTTCATGGCGATGCTTCGGCGTTCCTCGACGCCGTCGACGCCGCGCTCTATCGATCGAAGCACGCGGGGCGAAATCGGGTGGAGCTGAGCAGAGATGAGCAAGCGGACAGCTCTCAAGGCTTAGACTAG
- a CDS encoding STAS domain-containing protein has product MKGIIPILRLGKTLLATIQTDLRDNVAQAFQEDVLSALESRGTNGLVIDISGLEMVDTFVARVLVETGRMAKLMGAITVLVGMRPEVAATLVRMGYSMDGVQTALNLEEGLALLRRSRARKPATPRTRKR; this is encoded by the coding sequence ATGAAAGGCATCATTCCCATCCTGCGCCTTGGGAAAACGCTTCTCGCGACAATCCAGACGGATCTGCGCGACAACGTTGCCCAGGCATTCCAGGAAGACGTGCTGTCGGCCTTGGAGAGTCGCGGAACGAATGGCCTCGTCATTGACATCAGCGGTCTCGAAATGGTCGACACCTTCGTGGCGCGTGTTCTGGTTGAGACGGGCCGCATGGCCAAGCTCATGGGCGCCATCACCGTGCTCGTGGGCATGCGGCCCGAGGTGGCGGCCACCCTCGTTCGAATGGGCTACTCGATGGACGGGGTGCAAACCGCGCTCAATCTCGAAGAGGGGCTCGCCCTGCTTCGCAGGTCGAGGGCTCGCAAACCAGCGACGCCGCGCACGCGGAAGCGGTGA
- a CDS encoding HAMP domain-containing histidine kinase, translating into MSPVPTESSIDVLVRFARLASEARAGAKVLPLLADALVKHVKADAVAVLAIGPGGATFVPSRHLPKELEGVQVDPDVIGEELGAQLVAACHGRFAHVRSHPLVSGGGLFGSVVMFFATEAPHGQVDLGEALVDLAAIALASDAQLQQLVRSHAELRASQETLARSEKLRALGQMAAGVSHDLKNILNPLSLHLQLLARGLERGKTDDAKETIAEMKQVLTRGLQTLERLREYSRQSPEPRTENVDLNRLVHEAAEIARPRMTTASGRRHRVDEELGAPPIFRGRAGDIVSALVNLVVNAVDAMPDGGTITLRTGASNGGSWVQIADDGPGIPEDVQRRVFEPFFTTKGEEGTGLGLAMVEACARRHGGSIKLDTAVGKGTTFTLWFPLTAP; encoded by the coding sequence ATGAGTCCCGTGCCCACCGAGAGCAGCATCGACGTGCTCGTACGCTTCGCGCGGCTCGCGTCGGAGGCGCGCGCCGGCGCCAAAGTTTTGCCGCTGCTGGCCGATGCCCTGGTGAAACACGTGAAGGCCGACGCGGTCGCGGTCCTCGCCATTGGCCCGGGCGGGGCTACCTTCGTGCCGTCGCGCCACCTCCCCAAGGAGCTCGAGGGTGTCCAGGTCGACCCTGACGTCATCGGCGAGGAGCTCGGCGCCCAACTCGTCGCGGCCTGCCATGGGCGCTTCGCCCACGTCCGCTCGCACCCGCTCGTCAGTGGCGGAGGCCTTTTCGGCTCCGTGGTCATGTTCTTCGCCACGGAGGCGCCACACGGCCAAGTCGACCTCGGCGAAGCGCTGGTCGATCTCGCGGCCATCGCCCTCGCGAGCGATGCGCAGCTTCAGCAGCTCGTGCGCTCGCATGCGGAGCTGCGGGCCTCCCAGGAGACACTGGCCCGCAGCGAGAAGCTGCGCGCGCTCGGGCAAATGGCCGCCGGCGTTTCGCACGACCTGAAGAACATATTGAATCCGCTTTCGCTGCATCTTCAGCTCCTCGCACGCGGCCTCGAGCGCGGCAAGACCGATGACGCCAAAGAGACCATCGCCGAGATGAAGCAGGTGCTCACCCGCGGCCTGCAGACGCTCGAACGCCTGCGCGAGTACAGCCGGCAATCGCCGGAGCCGCGGACCGAGAACGTCGATTTGAACCGCCTCGTTCACGAAGCCGCCGAAATCGCCCGACCTCGGATGACCACGGCCAGCGGCCGCCGCCACCGCGTGGACGAGGAACTCGGCGCGCCACCCATATTTCGCGGACGCGCCGGCGACATCGTGAGCGCGCTGGTCAACTTGGTGGTCAACGCCGTCGACGCCATGCCGGATGGCGGCACGATTACCCTGCGCACCGGCGCGTCCAACGGTGGCAGCTGGGTGCAAATTGCCGACGACGGACCTGGAATTCCCGAGGACGTGCAACGCCGCGTCTTCGAGCCATTTTTCACCACCAAGGGCGAAGAAGGCACGGGCCTCGGGCTCGCGATGGTGGAAGCCTGCGCCCGACGTCACGGCGGTTCGATCAAGCTGGATACGGCCGTCGGCAAGGGTACGACCTTCACGCTCTGGTTTCCGCTCACGGCGCCCTAA
- a CDS encoding protoglobin domain-containing protein — protein sequence MDDHRKYMRVLKLDEAELASRRAFFEITDEDLGRLAALRPFAEKYTDAIVEQFYELLLGHPETKKFFPDAATVKRVKRSQRDYFLGLFAGKCDLAYVEDRLRVGKAHEHIGLSTKWYHGAYRKYLQLISHYLFQELNDVGKAREAVDSIQKLVSFDTALATDTYLAAKLDAIERHQAAIRELSTPVIRVHHRILLMPLVGAIDSRRANQVMDSVLLKVVEAQAKCIIIDIAGVPVVDTKVADSLVKTTAAVHLLGAETILTGITAQVARTIVQLGVDISTMHTLSRLAEGIELALSLVGKSIQSTKRTRKPSKRTVKRG from the coding sequence ATGGACGATCACCGCAAGTACATGAGGGTCTTGAAGCTCGACGAGGCCGAGCTCGCAAGCCGGCGCGCCTTCTTCGAGATTACCGACGAGGACCTGGGACGGCTCGCTGCGCTTCGGCCGTTCGCCGAAAAGTACACGGATGCCATCGTCGAGCAGTTTTACGAGCTTCTCTTGGGCCACCCCGAGACCAAGAAGTTTTTTCCCGACGCCGCCACGGTCAAACGGGTCAAGAGATCGCAGCGCGACTACTTCCTCGGGCTCTTCGCCGGAAAGTGCGATCTCGCGTACGTCGAAGATCGACTTCGCGTGGGCAAGGCGCACGAGCACATCGGTCTCTCGACGAAGTGGTATCACGGTGCGTACCGGAAGTACCTGCAGCTCATCTCCCATTACCTCTTTCAGGAGCTGAACGACGTCGGCAAGGCGCGCGAGGCGGTCGACAGCATTCAAAAGTTGGTCTCCTTCGACACCGCGCTTGCGACGGACACGTACCTGGCGGCCAAGCTCGATGCCATCGAGCGGCACCAGGCGGCGATCCGCGAGCTTTCGACTCCGGTCATACGGGTCCATCACCGGATTTTGCTCATGCCGCTCGTCGGAGCGATCGACAGCCGCCGCGCGAATCAAGTGATGGATAGCGTGCTGCTCAAGGTCGTCGAAGCGCAGGCCAAATGCATCATCATCGACATTGCGGGCGTTCCGGTGGTCGACACCAAGGTGGCCGATAGCCTGGTGAAGACGACCGCCGCAGTGCACCTGCTTGGAGCCGAAACGATCCTGACGGGCATCACCGCCCAGGTGGCCCGCACGATCGTGCAACTCGGTGTCGATATTTCGACGATGCACACGTTGAGTCGACTGGCCGAGGGCATCGAGTTGGCGCTCTCGCTCGTCGGGAAGTCGATCCAATCCACCAAGCGCACCCGCAAACCCTCGAAGCGAACGGTCAAGCGCGGATGA
- a CDS encoding SpoIIE family protein phosphatase has protein sequence MDTLLIEGWLEGLDRTPMIDEASVALVREQVRAIGAELSLSKTVIGSLVNVASELGHNQLRHARRGSIAIRRIERGGVPGLEIVAADTGDGIVHPAQAIQGKARGESSGGDSLGVGLAAVVELADEVDFDVRMQEGTCIWARKFAAAVPRRRQVGIYGRPHPEERISGDDGMFVRQDDALLVGVADGLGHGYLARDASSRAVETVREHAPLGIERTLEKCHATLAGTRGAVMTVARVNEPGDTVEAAYAGNVNLHIYGPRGARRGMGPSIVLGMPNTKPKAWREDHALDGRDVLVLFSDGLTTRTDIDGEFDLLREHPIVVAQALADRFGRDNDDLLVLVAR, from the coding sequence ATGGACACCTTACTGATCGAGGGATGGCTCGAGGGGCTCGACCGGACGCCGATGATCGACGAGGCGTCGGTCGCCCTCGTTCGAGAGCAGGTCCGCGCGATCGGGGCCGAGCTTTCGCTCTCGAAGACGGTCATCGGCAGTTTGGTCAATGTCGCGAGCGAACTCGGGCACAATCAATTGCGGCATGCCCGGCGAGGATCCATCGCCATTCGCCGCATCGAGCGGGGCGGCGTTCCGGGGCTCGAGATCGTGGCGGCCGATACGGGCGACGGCATCGTGCATCCGGCGCAGGCCATCCAAGGCAAGGCGCGCGGCGAGTCGAGTGGTGGCGACAGTCTCGGTGTAGGCCTGGCCGCCGTCGTCGAACTCGCGGACGAGGTCGATTTCGACGTTCGCATGCAAGAGGGAACGTGCATTTGGGCGCGCAAGTTCGCAGCGGCCGTTCCACGACGGCGGCAGGTCGGGATTTATGGACGCCCGCACCCCGAGGAACGTATCAGCGGCGACGACGGCATGTTCGTGCGGCAGGACGATGCGCTGTTGGTCGGTGTCGCGGACGGACTGGGGCACGGGTACCTTGCACGCGATGCGTCGTCGCGCGCCGTGGAGACGGTCCGCGAGCACGCGCCCTTGGGCATCGAGCGCACCCTCGAGAAGTGCCATGCCACCCTTGCGGGAACACGCGGAGCCGTCATGACGGTCGCGCGCGTGAATGAACCTGGAGACACAGTGGAAGCGGCGTACGCGGGGAACGTGAACCTTCACATCTACGGTCCTCGAGGTGCGCGCCGCGGCATGGGGCCTTCCATCGTGCTGGGCATGCCCAACACGAAGCCGAAGGCGTGGCGCGAGGATCATGCCTTGGACGGGCGCGATGTGCTCGTCCTCTTCTCGGACGGACTTACCACGCGAACGGACATCGACGGTGAGTTCGATCTGCTTCGCGAGCATCCCATCGTCGTCGCACAGGCACTCGCCGATCGTTTTGGGCGCGACAATGACGATTTGCTCGTGCTCGTCGCACGCTAA
- a CDS encoding CHASE domain-containing protein — protein sequence MMAFEARTRTAVGWALRSFVATAIYWVAGKLALLMAIPPGYATAVWPAAGLALICVLFWGPRVAPGIALGSFLVNAATSFDTSSGAALARSLAIATGIGFGAALQATLGALLIRRFVGFPTALEVDRDITKFTLLGGPISCLASPTVGLVTLCGTGIVPWSHFAFSWWTWWVGDSIGVMIFTPLALLVVPGLDPVWRHRRAIVGIPLLVGFAVVTVLFLKARAWEETRQRTEFERRATPVAHALEARLSEYQGVVGFLSSLFEASPDVSRTQFREFCQHALKRYPGIQALGWNPRIENARRAEFEAVARREGLSGFEITEQERPGVLRRATMRTEYVPAHYVEPEQGNQSALGFDIASDPVRLEALTRARNTGAPSVTSRVTLVQEINSPYGILLIAPVVAPMNDAPSPRPLRGYAVGAFRMDHVVETTLRGIDDGGLVFRLLDQDASQDYRLVYASSQTDESSGSRHWSETFIFGGRHWTIEVSATDAYMTAHRSWQAWMVLAGGLLFVGILGVVILMATGRASQVQRALDELSAETARATQAEEKFRSTIEAASTGMLMVDGSGKIVLVNALVERLFGYTREELIGQRVEILVPMKSRSRHPDYRAAFFQEPKARLMGEGRELYGIRKDGSEVPVEIGLNPMHTADGDFVLGSIVDITARKRAENERNRLLNELQSLNAELEERVSGRTAELSKALREREVLIQEIHHRVKNNLQVISSIINMQVRKLDAGANRDALEECQTRVQAIALIHEKLYQSKDYSNVPFSEYARSLATNVFHATTDGSLTSVRLELDIEDLALAVDRAIPCGLVLNELITNALKHGFRDGREGTIRVELTKLDAGRLRLAVKDNGVGLPYDLDIRSSDSLGLQLICTLSEQLDAELEVNGMGGASFQLTFPA from the coding sequence ATGATGGCTTTCGAAGCGCGCACGCGCACCGCCGTGGGTTGGGCACTGCGCTCGTTCGTTGCTACAGCGATCTACTGGGTCGCGGGAAAGCTCGCGCTGCTCATGGCGATTCCCCCGGGCTACGCAACGGCGGTGTGGCCAGCCGCCGGTTTGGCTTTGATCTGCGTCCTCTTCTGGGGCCCGCGTGTCGCACCGGGGATCGCGTTGGGCTCCTTTCTCGTCAATGCGGCAACGTCCTTCGACACGAGCAGCGGTGCTGCTCTCGCCCGGTCGCTGGCCATCGCCACCGGGATCGGATTCGGCGCAGCCTTGCAGGCTACGCTTGGAGCTTTGCTCATCCGTCGATTCGTGGGCTTCCCCACGGCGCTCGAGGTCGACCGTGACATTACGAAGTTCACTCTTCTAGGCGGTCCCATATCATGCCTCGCGAGCCCGACCGTGGGCCTGGTCACGTTATGTGGAACGGGGATCGTCCCCTGGTCGCACTTCGCGTTTAGCTGGTGGACCTGGTGGGTAGGCGACTCCATTGGCGTCATGATTTTCACGCCGCTTGCCTTGTTGGTCGTTCCCGGGCTCGATCCCGTTTGGCGGCACCGCCGTGCCATCGTGGGGATTCCTTTGCTCGTGGGTTTCGCCGTGGTGACGGTCCTCTTCTTGAAAGCCCGCGCCTGGGAAGAGACTCGCCAGCGAACCGAATTCGAACGGCGAGCCACACCGGTCGCCCACGCGCTCGAGGCAAGGCTCTCCGAATATCAAGGCGTGGTGGGCTTCCTCTCGAGCCTCTTCGAAGCGTCTCCTGACGTGAGCCGAACGCAGTTTCGCGAATTCTGTCAGCATGCCTTGAAGAGGTATCCCGGTATCCAGGCCCTAGGCTGGAATCCGCGCATCGAGAACGCGCGACGCGCGGAGTTCGAAGCGGTTGCCAGACGGGAAGGGCTATCGGGATTCGAAATCACGGAACAAGAGCGCCCTGGCGTGCTGCGGCGGGCGACAATGCGCACCGAATACGTGCCGGCTCATTATGTCGAACCCGAGCAGGGCAACCAGTCCGCCCTGGGATTCGACATCGCCTCCGATCCGGTTCGCCTCGAGGCCCTGACGAGGGCGCGCAATACGGGCGCTCCGAGCGTTACCTCGCGGGTGACGCTGGTCCAGGAAATCAATTCGCCTTACGGAATACTGTTGATTGCACCAGTGGTCGCACCGATGAACGATGCACCATCACCGCGCCCCCTCCGTGGATACGCCGTCGGCGCCTTTCGAATGGATCACGTGGTGGAAACAACGCTACGAGGCATCGACGACGGGGGCCTCGTATTTCGCCTGCTCGACCAGGACGCATCGCAGGACTACCGGCTCGTGTACGCGAGTTCGCAAACCGACGAGAGCTCGGGCTCCCGCCACTGGAGCGAGACGTTCATCTTCGGGGGCCGGCACTGGACGATCGAGGTGAGCGCAACGGACGCGTACATGACGGCGCATCGTAGCTGGCAGGCCTGGATGGTGTTGGCCGGCGGGCTTCTCTTCGTCGGCATCCTCGGCGTCGTGATACTGATGGCAACGGGCCGAGCCTCCCAGGTACAACGAGCCCTCGATGAACTCAGTGCCGAGACTGCTCGGGCGACCCAGGCTGAAGAGAAGTTTCGCTCGACGATCGAAGCGGCGTCGACCGGGATGCTGATGGTCGACGGCAGCGGAAAGATCGTGCTGGTCAACGCGCTCGTGGAGCGACTGTTCGGGTACACACGCGAGGAGCTGATTGGGCAGCGCGTCGAAATATTGGTCCCGATGAAATCGCGCAGCCGCCATCCCGACTACAGGGCTGCTTTCTTTCAGGAACCAAAGGCGAGACTCATGGGCGAAGGCCGCGAACTCTATGGCATACGCAAAGATGGCTCCGAAGTGCCGGTCGAAATTGGGCTGAACCCTATGCATACGGCAGATGGAGACTTCGTCCTCGGCTCGATCGTCGACATCACCGCGCGCAAGCGCGCAGAGAACGAGCGGAACCGACTCCTGAACGAGCTTCAGAGCCTAAATGCGGAGCTCGAGGAGCGGGTAAGCGGCCGCACCGCAGAATTGTCCAAGGCGCTGCGTGAGCGCGAAGTGTTGATTCAAGAAATCCATCATCGCGTGAAGAACAATTTGCAAGTCATCTCCAGCATCATCAACATGCAAGTCCGAAAGCTCGACGCGGGAGCCAACCGCGATGCTCTGGAAGAGTGCCAAACGCGGGTGCAGGCGATCGCGCTCATTCACGAAAAGCTCTATCAATCGAAAGACTATTCGAACGTCCCGTTCTCGGAATACGCACGAAGCCTGGCCACGAATGTCTTTCACGCCACGACGGATGGGTCTCTCACGAGCGTCAGGTTGGAACTCGACATCGAGGACCTCGCGCTTGCAGTCGATCGGGCCATCCCCTGCGGCCTCGTTTTGAACGAACTCATCACGAATGCACTGAAACACGGTTTTCGAGATGGTCGCGAGGGAACCATCCGGGTCGAGCTGACGAAGCTGGATGCGGGACGTCTCCGGCTGGCTGTAAAGGACAACGGCGTTGGCTTGCCGTACGATCTCGATATCCGGAGTTCTGACTCTCTCGGACTCCAGCTCATTTGCACCTTGTCGGAGCAACTCGACGCGGAGCTCGAGGTGAACGGTATGGGCGGGGCCTCGTTTCAGCTTACGTTCCCTGCGTGA
- a CDS encoding sigma-54 dependent transcriptional regulator, with amino-acid sequence MSKARILVVDDEASARNGLAKLLAQDDYAVDMAADGKEALDMVQEKAPDLIVTDLQMPNMGGMDLLNQVKALAQAIPVIVVTGLGEVAPAVAAMRAGAEDYLTKPVDADAMVVAVERALERRELAAESENLRRQLRARDQEGLEGLLGTSPAMNKVYRTARQVAPSRATVLITGESGTGKGELARAIHTLSPRAKAPFVALHCASLAESLLESELFGHEKGSFTGADKRRIGRFEQANNGTLFLDEIGEIPPLTQVKLLRVLQERTFERVGGNEPVKVDVRLLAATNKDLAAEVREGRFREDLYYRLNVVHVEMPPLRLRGHDVAILAEHFLRKFARENHRRLDGFSDAARAKIVGHRWSGNVRELENSIERAVVLAEGSRIEESDLPFEGAPVVQGAVRIPGATMAEIEKYAILATLEAADGSTARAADILDISVRTVQYRLHEYGVAPSRSRS; translated from the coding sequence ATGAGCAAGGCTAGAATCCTCGTGGTGGACGATGAAGCGAGCGCGCGCAATGGCCTCGCAAAGCTCCTTGCGCAGGACGACTACGCGGTGGACATGGCGGCCGATGGCAAGGAGGCGCTCGACATGGTCCAGGAGAAGGCGCCCGACCTCATCGTGACCGATCTCCAGATGCCCAACATGGGGGGCATGGATCTGCTGAACCAAGTCAAAGCGCTGGCGCAAGCGATCCCTGTCATCGTCGTGACGGGGCTCGGCGAGGTCGCGCCAGCCGTCGCGGCGATGCGCGCGGGGGCCGAAGACTATCTCACCAAGCCGGTCGACGCCGATGCGATGGTGGTCGCGGTGGAACGCGCCTTGGAGCGGCGCGAGCTCGCGGCCGAGTCCGAGAATCTGCGTCGCCAGTTGCGGGCGCGCGATCAAGAAGGGCTCGAAGGCTTGCTCGGAACCAGTCCGGCCATGAACAAGGTTTATCGGACGGCGCGGCAAGTCGCTCCGTCCCGCGCGACGGTGTTGATCACGGGTGAAAGCGGTACGGGAAAGGGCGAGCTTGCGAGGGCGATTCACACGCTGAGCCCGCGCGCGAAGGCACCGTTCGTCGCCCTGCATTGTGCGTCGCTCGCGGAGTCGTTGCTCGAGAGCGAGCTCTTTGGGCATGAAAAAGGTTCCTTCACGGGTGCGGACAAACGCCGCATCGGACGCTTCGAGCAGGCGAACAACGGCACGCTCTTCTTGGACGAAATCGGGGAGATACCGCCGCTTACGCAAGTGAAGCTCCTGCGTGTGCTTCAGGAGCGGACCTTCGAGCGGGTCGGCGGCAACGAGCCCGTCAAAGTCGACGTGCGGCTCTTGGCCGCCACCAACAAGGATCTCGCCGCCGAGGTGCGCGAAGGGCGTTTTCGCGAGGACCTCTATTATCGGCTGAATGTCGTTCACGTCGAAATGCCCCCGTTGCGGTTGCGCGGGCACGACGTGGCGATCCTTGCGGAGCACTTTCTGCGAAAGTTCGCGCGCGAGAATCACCGAAGGCTCGACGGATTTTCCGATGCGGCGCGGGCGAAAATCGTAGGCCACCGTTGGTCCGGCAACGTGCGTGAGCTGGAGAACTCGATCGAGCGGGCCGTCGTCCTTGCCGAAGGAAGCCGCATCGAGGAATCCGATCTGCCGTTCGAGGGCGCTCCTGTCGTGCAAGGCGCCGTACGCATTCCGGGTGCGACCATGGCGGAGATCGAGAAGTACGCCATTTTGGCGACACTCGAGGCGGCTGACGGTTCAACGGCGCGCGCAGCGGACATTCTCGACATCAGCGTGCGCACTGTTCAATATCGGTTGCACGAGTACGGAGTGGCACCGTCCCGGTCGCGCTCCTAG
- a CDS encoding diguanylate cyclase: protein MTVLVVDDQSAVRDALCEMVEALGYHCLAACNGEEAWRILQTEHVDVVLSDWQMPRMNGVELCQRIRNAENGNHYTYFILLTGLSDKEHFLRAMEAGADGCYEKCSNLNEIRAYLGSAERLVNLHRRLERESQTSLRAARTDPLTQLGNRLRLDEDLATVWSRTKRYRSTCAMAIVDVDEFKSYNDQFGHLAGDAVLQRIAQTIRRNVRDVDGVYRYGGEEFLVLLPEQALRQAVRAMNRVRKTIEQLSILNTSARRIVSVSIGVAELDPSVDASIDAWLARADAALYRAKALGRNRVEIAPSRPR from the coding sequence GTGACGGTTCTCGTGGTCGACGATCAAAGTGCGGTTCGCGACGCCCTCTGCGAGATGGTGGAGGCGCTGGGATACCACTGCCTCGCCGCATGCAACGGTGAGGAAGCGTGGAGAATTCTGCAAACGGAACACGTGGATGTCGTTCTGAGCGATTGGCAAATGCCACGCATGAACGGCGTGGAGCTGTGCCAGCGCATTCGCAACGCAGAAAACGGCAACCATTATACGTATTTCATTTTGCTCACCGGATTGAGCGACAAAGAGCATTTCCTACGGGCCATGGAAGCCGGTGCCGATGGTTGTTACGAAAAATGTAGCAATCTAAATGAGATTCGGGCCTACCTGGGCTCCGCCGAGCGGCTCGTGAATCTACATCGGCGACTCGAGCGGGAGAGCCAAACGTCGCTTCGGGCAGCGCGCACGGATCCGCTTACGCAGCTGGGGAATCGTCTGCGACTCGATGAGGATTTGGCGACGGTCTGGTCGAGGACGAAGCGATATCGAAGTACCTGCGCCATGGCCATTGTCGATGTCGACGAGTTCAAGAGCTACAATGACCAGTTCGGACACCTCGCAGGCGACGCCGTTTTGCAGCGAATTGCGCAAACGATCCGCCGGAACGTGCGCGACGTCGATGGCGTGTATCGTTATGGTGGCGAAGAATTTCTAGTGCTCCTGCCCGAGCAGGCCCTTCGCCAGGCGGTGCGCGCAATGAACCGCGTGCGCAAGACCATCGAGCAGCTCTCCATCCTGAACACGTCCGCGCGCCGCATCGTGAGCGTCAGCATCGGCGTTGCGGAGTTGGATCCATCCGTCGATGCGAGCATCGATGCCTGGCTCGCCCGCGCGGATGCGGCACTTTACCGCGCCAAGGCCCTAGGCCGCAACCGCGTGGAAATCGCCCCGTCTCGACCCCGCTAG
- a CDS encoding CBS domain-containing protein yields the protein MSLSRFLRAVTTVSETDPVAVAAGKLRDAHVGCVVVTRGGRPVGIVTDRDLAVRVVAEGRDPWRTLVSDIVTYDPIVLEASDGIETAVARMREHGVRRLPIVDASGAVVGIVTSDDLVLLVGREMSDLCEGINGSADTCDSR from the coding sequence GTGAGCCTCTCGCGCTTTCTGCGCGCGGTGACGACCGTTTCCGAGACCGATCCAGTGGCCGTGGCCGCGGGCAAACTTCGCGACGCGCACGTAGGATGCGTCGTCGTGACCCGTGGCGGTCGGCCCGTCGGCATCGTCACCGACCGCGACCTCGCGGTCCGGGTGGTGGCCGAGGGGCGTGACCCGTGGCGTACGCTCGTTTCGGATATCGTCACGTACGATCCCATCGTCCTCGAGGCCTCCGATGGCATCGAGACGGCCGTCGCACGCATGCGCGAGCACGGGGTCCGACGATTGCCCATCGTCGACGCGTCCGGTGCTGTCGTTGGCATCGTCACCTCCGACGATCTCGTCCTTTTGGTGGGCCGCGAGATGTCCGACTTGTGCGAAGGCATCAACGGGAGCGCCGACACCTGCGACAGCCGATAA